From Nicotiana tabacum cultivar K326 chromosome 22, ASM71507v2, whole genome shotgun sequence, one genomic window encodes:
- the LOC107806275 gene encoding telomere repeat-binding protein 5-like isoform X2: MVLQKRLDYGFNGYQVPPIPRATRSARRRGTIRRKADGDGTCPFDLLATVAGKLLGEGASSPDSTGSVRGKEQSILKDEKIKEKSYAEGCYERGFFISELVSQAPVVNRSLSELPHAQNDTISGPASVTMSSDCSEKFPFAKQFVNGESREEEHGVFSSCTLDTESDKQIKIELSNNAKVSTSKGAAISSPEFPDVWDKKPSTLLVTSDDSVRLSLSPYTAPCRSFPVIRNDVKLDNRDDDENSGCTQPSTPNKASGSAPRVRDRPIKKLLASKYWEENLKSDNEGHANTGGKTMHAYHNRNSAYKHQRSQRDFPFKKRKLFKCGSFSNSDGEMSTDGICSSPTSDLHGNASYYSKASSGGGAAAGTSVFNGGRASFKPSDSCVKFRIKSFRVPEFFVEIPENATVGSLKRTVMEAVTAILGGGLRIGVVFQGKKVRDDNKTLLQTGISHDYELDALGFSLEPNPIQASPPLGPDWRSCVLPCDTPQPLTRCLSPAITGIHQGRSDDHTGTSLNNFVESDRDSAPSPHYAALEKISANSRALVPVTAVNAEALAVVPLLKPKRSEATQRRIRRPFSVAEVEALVQAVEKLGTGRINGKLWCTQQEYPLSKGGASPCHRSSWTGSSLPMLTGPNSKPNSR; this comes from the exons ATGGTGTTGCAGAAGAGGTTAGACTATGGATTCAATGGCTATCAGGTGCCTCCTATACCTCGAGCTACCAGATCGGCTAGG AGAAGGGGCACTATTAGGAGGAAAGCTGATGGCGATGGAACGTGTCCCTTTGACTTGTTAGCTACTGTAGCTGGCAAGTTATTGGGGGAGGGAGCGAGCTCACCTGATTCTACGGGTTCTGTTAGAGGGAAGGAGCAATCAATTCTGAAAGAtgagaagataaaagaaaaatcttATGCTGAAGGCTGTTATGAGCGGGGGTTCTTCATTTCTGAGCTTGTCTCACAAGCTCCAGTTGTAAATCGTTCTTTAAGTGAACTGCCACATGCTCAAAATGATACCATCTCTGGACCTGCATCTGTCACTATGAGTTCTGATTGCTCAGAGAAGTTCCCCTTTGCTAAACAATTTGTAAATGGTGAAAGCAGGGAGGAGGAACATGGAGTCTTTTCAAGTTGTACATTAGACACAGAAAGTGATAAACAGATTAAAATTGAGCTGTCAAATAATGCTAAAGTTTCTACAAGTAAGGGGGCTGCAATTTCCAGTCCAGAGTTCCCTGATGTTTGGGATAAGAAACCTTCAACACTACTTGTTACTTCAGATGATAGTGTAAGATTATCTTTGTCTCCGTATACTGCTCCTTGTAGGTCCTTTCCGGTGATCCGGAATGATGTAAAGTTAGATAATAGAGATGATGACGAAAACTCTGGGTGCACTCAACCAAGCACCCCAAATAAGGCCTCTGGGTCAGCACCACGGGTACGAGATCGCCCAATTAAGAAGTTACTAGCTTCCAAATATTGGGAAGAAAATCTAAAATCTGACAATGAGGGGCATGCCAATACTG GGGGGAAAACAATGCATGCTTACCACAACAGAAACAGTGCCTACAAGCACCAAAGGTCTCAGAGGGATTTTCCTTTCAAGAAAAGAAAGCTCTTCAAATGTGGCTCCTTCTCTAATTCAGATGGAGAGATGAGTACCGATGGAATTTGTAGTTCTCCAACAAGTGACTTACATGGAAATGCTTCCTATTATAGTAAAGCATCTTCTGGAG GCGGTGCAGCAGCTGGGACGTCAGTCTTCAATGGAGGTCGTGCATCCTTCAAGCCTAGTGATTCCTGTG TTAAGTTTAGAATCAAATCCTTCAGGGTTCCTGAGTTTTTTGTCGAGATTCCAGAAAATGCAACTGTTGGTTCTTTAAAG AGGACCGTAATGGAAGCAGTGACTGCTATACTTGGTGGTGGACTACGTATCGGTGTGGTTTTTCAGGGTAAGAAGGTTAGAGATGATAACAAAACCTTATTGCAGACTGGAATTTCTCATGATTACGAGCTTGATGCTCTGGGCTTCTCACTGGAGCCCAATCCCATTCAAGCTTCTCCACCTCTTGGTCCAGATTGGCGTTCTTGTGTCCTTCCTTGTGATACACCTCAACCACTAACAAG GTGCCTATCTCCTGCTATTACTGGCATTCATCAGGGGAGATCTGATGATCATAcaggaacaagtttgaataattttGTTGAAAGTGATCGTGATTCAGCTCCATCTCCTCATTACGCAGCATTGGAGAAAATTTCTGCAAATTCAAGAGCATTGGTTCCAGTAACTGCGGTAAATGCAGAAGCCTTGGCCGTAGTTCCATTGCTGAAGCCCAAGCGATCTGAGGCCACACAGCGTCGAATCCGTAGACCTTTTTCTGTTGCGGAAGTGGAAGCACTTGTTCAAGCTGTTGAGAAGCTTGGAACAGGAAG GATAAATGGAAAACTCTGGTGCACACAGCAAGAATATCCCCTCAGCAAAGGAGGGGCGAGCCCGTGCCACAGGAGCTCTTGGACAGGGTCCTCACTGCCCATGCTTACTGGTCCCAACAGCAAGCCAAACAGCAGATGA
- the LOC107806275 gene encoding telomere repeat-binding protein 5-like isoform X1, translating into MVLQKRLDYGFNGYQVPPIPRATRSARRRGTIRRKADGDGTCPFDLLATVAGKLLGEGASSPDSTGSVRGKEQSILKDEKIKEKSYAEGCYERGFFISELVSQAPVVNRSLSELPHAQNDTISGPASVTMSSDCSEKFPFAKQFVNGESREEEHGVFSSCTLDTESDKQIKIELSNNAKVSTSKGAAISSPEFPDVWDKKPSTLLVTSDDSVRLSLSPYTAPCRSFPVIRNDVKLDNRDDDENSGCTQPSTPNKASGSAPRVRDRPIKKLLASKYWEENLKSDNEGHANTGGKTMHAYHNRNSAYKHQRSQRDFPFKKRKLFKCGSFSNSDGEMSTDGICSSPTSDLHGNASYYSKASSGGGAAAGTSVFNGGRASFKPSDSCVKFRIKSFRVPEFFVEIPENATVGSLKRTVMEAVTAILGGGLRIGVVFQGKKVRDDNKTLLQTGISHDYELDALGFSLEPNPIQASPPLGPDWRSCVLPCDTPQPLTRCLSPAITGIHQGRSDDHTGTSLNNFVESDRDSAPSPHYAALEKISANSRALVPVTAVNAEALAVVPLLKPKRSEATQRRIRRPFSVAEVEALVQAVEKLGTGRWRDVKLRAFDNANHRTYVDLKDKWKTLVHTARISPQQRRGEPVPQELLDRVLTAHAYWSQQQAKQQMKQPSETYLLL; encoded by the exons ATGGTGTTGCAGAAGAGGTTAGACTATGGATTCAATGGCTATCAGGTGCCTCCTATACCTCGAGCTACCAGATCGGCTAGG AGAAGGGGCACTATTAGGAGGAAAGCTGATGGCGATGGAACGTGTCCCTTTGACTTGTTAGCTACTGTAGCTGGCAAGTTATTGGGGGAGGGAGCGAGCTCACCTGATTCTACGGGTTCTGTTAGAGGGAAGGAGCAATCAATTCTGAAAGAtgagaagataaaagaaaaatcttATGCTGAAGGCTGTTATGAGCGGGGGTTCTTCATTTCTGAGCTTGTCTCACAAGCTCCAGTTGTAAATCGTTCTTTAAGTGAACTGCCACATGCTCAAAATGATACCATCTCTGGACCTGCATCTGTCACTATGAGTTCTGATTGCTCAGAGAAGTTCCCCTTTGCTAAACAATTTGTAAATGGTGAAAGCAGGGAGGAGGAACATGGAGTCTTTTCAAGTTGTACATTAGACACAGAAAGTGATAAACAGATTAAAATTGAGCTGTCAAATAATGCTAAAGTTTCTACAAGTAAGGGGGCTGCAATTTCCAGTCCAGAGTTCCCTGATGTTTGGGATAAGAAACCTTCAACACTACTTGTTACTTCAGATGATAGTGTAAGATTATCTTTGTCTCCGTATACTGCTCCTTGTAGGTCCTTTCCGGTGATCCGGAATGATGTAAAGTTAGATAATAGAGATGATGACGAAAACTCTGGGTGCACTCAACCAAGCACCCCAAATAAGGCCTCTGGGTCAGCACCACGGGTACGAGATCGCCCAATTAAGAAGTTACTAGCTTCCAAATATTGGGAAGAAAATCTAAAATCTGACAATGAGGGGCATGCCAATACTG GGGGGAAAACAATGCATGCTTACCACAACAGAAACAGTGCCTACAAGCACCAAAGGTCTCAGAGGGATTTTCCTTTCAAGAAAAGAAAGCTCTTCAAATGTGGCTCCTTCTCTAATTCAGATGGAGAGATGAGTACCGATGGAATTTGTAGTTCTCCAACAAGTGACTTACATGGAAATGCTTCCTATTATAGTAAAGCATCTTCTGGAG GCGGTGCAGCAGCTGGGACGTCAGTCTTCAATGGAGGTCGTGCATCCTTCAAGCCTAGTGATTCCTGTG TTAAGTTTAGAATCAAATCCTTCAGGGTTCCTGAGTTTTTTGTCGAGATTCCAGAAAATGCAACTGTTGGTTCTTTAAAG AGGACCGTAATGGAAGCAGTGACTGCTATACTTGGTGGTGGACTACGTATCGGTGTGGTTTTTCAGGGTAAGAAGGTTAGAGATGATAACAAAACCTTATTGCAGACTGGAATTTCTCATGATTACGAGCTTGATGCTCTGGGCTTCTCACTGGAGCCCAATCCCATTCAAGCTTCTCCACCTCTTGGTCCAGATTGGCGTTCTTGTGTCCTTCCTTGTGATACACCTCAACCACTAACAAG GTGCCTATCTCCTGCTATTACTGGCATTCATCAGGGGAGATCTGATGATCATAcaggaacaagtttgaataattttGTTGAAAGTGATCGTGATTCAGCTCCATCTCCTCATTACGCAGCATTGGAGAAAATTTCTGCAAATTCAAGAGCATTGGTTCCAGTAACTGCGGTAAATGCAGAAGCCTTGGCCGTAGTTCCATTGCTGAAGCCCAAGCGATCTGAGGCCACACAGCGTCGAATCCGTAGACCTTTTTCTGTTGCGGAAGTGGAAGCACTTGTTCAAGCTGTTGAGAAGCTTGGAACAGGAAG ATGGCGTGATGTGAAACTGCGAGCTTTTGATAATGCCAATCATAGAACTTATGTCGATTTGAAG GATAAATGGAAAACTCTGGTGCACACAGCAAGAATATCCCCTCAGCAAAGGAGGGGCGAGCCCGTGCCACAGGAGCTCTTGGACAGGGTCCTCACTGCCCATGCTTACTGGTCCCAACAGCAAGCCAAACAGCAGATGAAACAGCCATCGGAGACTTACCTTCTGCTCTAG